In a single window of the Pseudomonas entomophila genome:
- a CDS encoding osmoprotectant ABC transporter ATP-binding protein OsmV, with protein sequence MIELNNLSKTFHTNGKEVKAVDAVSLTVNEGEICVFLGPSGCGKSTTLKMINRLITPTSGQVLINGEDTSALDEVTLRRQIGYVIQQIGLFPNMTIEENITVVPRLLGWDKQKCHDRARELMHMIKLEPKQYLQRYPRELSGGQQQRIGVIRALAAEAPVLLMDEPFGAVDPINRELIQHEFFEMQRALNKTVIMVSHDIDEAIKLGDKIAIFRAGKLLQLDHPDTLLAHPVDDFVSNFVGQDSTLKRLLLVRAEDAADNAPSVSPETPVGDALELLDEHDRRYVVVTDGQNKALGYVRRRDMHRQQGTCADFLRAFNATASHDEHLRILLSRMYEFNRAWLPVLDAEQVFLGEVTQESIAAYLSSGRSRGAKTSIVSPAEAVVA encoded by the coding sequence ATGATCGAACTGAACAACCTCAGCAAGACCTTCCACACGAACGGCAAGGAGGTCAAAGCCGTCGACGCGGTGAGCCTCACCGTCAACGAAGGCGAGATCTGCGTGTTCCTCGGCCCCTCCGGCTGCGGCAAGAGCACCACGCTGAAGATGATCAACCGCCTGATCACCCCGACCTCCGGCCAGGTGCTCATCAATGGCGAGGACACCAGCGCCTTGGACGAAGTCACCCTGCGCCGCCAGATCGGCTACGTGATCCAGCAGATCGGCCTGTTCCCCAACATGACCATCGAGGAGAACATCACCGTGGTCCCGCGCTTGCTCGGCTGGGACAAGCAGAAATGCCACGACCGCGCCCGCGAACTGATGCACATGATCAAGCTTGAGCCCAAGCAGTACCTGCAGCGCTACCCCCGTGAGCTGTCCGGTGGCCAGCAGCAGCGAATCGGCGTGATCCGCGCCCTGGCCGCCGAGGCACCGGTGCTGCTGATGGACGAGCCGTTCGGCGCGGTCGACCCGATCAACCGCGAGCTGATCCAGCACGAGTTCTTCGAGATGCAACGGGCGCTGAACAAGACCGTGATCATGGTCAGCCATGACATCGACGAAGCGATCAAGCTGGGGGACAAGATCGCCATCTTCCGTGCCGGCAAGCTGTTGCAGCTGGACCATCCGGACACGCTGCTGGCCCATCCGGTGGATGATTTCGTCAGCAACTTCGTCGGCCAGGACAGCACGTTGAAACGCCTGTTGCTGGTGCGTGCCGAGGATGCCGCGGACAACGCGCCATCGGTGAGCCCGGAAACACCGGTGGGCGATGCGCTGGAGCTGCTGGATGAGCATGACCGGCGTTATGTGGTGGTCACCGACGGGCAGAACAAGGCGCTGGGGTATGTGCGCAGGCGCGACATGCACCGCCAGCAAGGGACATGCGCGGACTTCCTGAGGGCGTTCAATGCCACGGCGTCCCACGACGAACACCTGCGCATCCTGCTGTCGCGGATGTACGAGTTCAATCGGGCGTGGTTACCGGTGCTGGATGCCGAGCAGGTGTTCCTGGGCGAGGTGACGCAAGAGTCGATTGCGGCATACCTGAGCTCGGGGCGCTCGCGCGGGGCGAAGACCTCGATCGTGTCGCCGGCCGAGGCCGTGGTCGCCTGA
- a CDS encoding ABC transporter ATP-binding protein, with translation MSLLQINNLNVRFGDTNAIPVVDGLDLAVDAGEILAIVGESGSGKSVTMMALMGLIDAPGRITADVLNFDGIDMLKLSGRQRRKVVGKDIAMVFQDPMTALNPSYTVGYQIEEVLRQHLGLKGKAARQRALELLKKVEIPAAESRLDAYPHQLSGGMSQRVAIAMAIAGEPKLLIADEPTTALDVTIQAQIMELLVNLQKERNMALILITHDLAVVAETAKRVCVMYAGQAVEVGQVPELFDIPAHPYSEALLAAIPEHSIGAERLATLPGIVPGRYDRPQGCLLSPRCPYVQENCRRQRPALDPQAHSLVRCFYPLNQEVA, from the coding sequence ATGTCACTGTTGCAGATCAACAACCTGAACGTGCGCTTCGGCGACACCAACGCCATCCCTGTCGTGGACGGCCTCGACCTGGCCGTGGACGCTGGCGAGATCCTCGCCATCGTCGGCGAGTCCGGCTCCGGCAAGTCGGTCACCATGATGGCCCTGATGGGCCTGATCGACGCGCCCGGGCGCATTACCGCCGACGTGCTCAACTTCGACGGTATCGACATGCTCAAGCTCAGCGGCCGCCAACGGCGCAAGGTGGTGGGCAAGGACATCGCCATGGTCTTCCAGGACCCGATGACCGCGCTCAACCCCAGCTACACCGTGGGCTACCAGATCGAAGAAGTGCTGCGCCAGCACCTGGGCCTCAAGGGCAAGGCCGCGCGCCAACGGGCCTTGGAGCTGCTGAAGAAAGTCGAGATTCCGGCCGCCGAAAGCCGCCTGGACGCCTACCCTCACCAGCTGTCCGGCGGCATGAGCCAACGGGTGGCGATCGCCATGGCCATCGCCGGCGAGCCGAAACTGCTGATCGCCGACGAACCGACCACCGCCCTGGATGTGACTATCCAGGCGCAGATCATGGAGCTGCTGGTCAACCTGCAGAAAGAGCGCAACATGGCGCTGATTCTCATCACCCACGACCTGGCCGTGGTCGCGGAAACCGCCAAGCGCGTGTGCGTGATGTACGCGGGCCAGGCTGTCGAAGTGGGCCAGGTGCCGGAACTGTTCGACATCCCCGCCCACCCGTACAGCGAAGCGCTGCTGGCGGCCATCCCCGAGCACAGCATCGGCGCCGAGCGCCTGGCGACCCTGCCCGGTATCGTTCCCGGCCGCTATGACCGCCCGCAAGGCTGCCTGCTGTCGCCGCGCTGCCCGTATGTACAGGAAAACTGCCGCCGCCAGCGCCCGGCCCTCGATCCCCAGGCCCACAGCCTGGTGCGTTGCTTCTATCCGCTGAACCAGGAGGTGGCGTGA
- a CDS encoding ABC transporter permease has translation MAARYGKGLLGWAAVLVILALLVHWIGIDTIARYRDDLGFYLQAHLVLVLASMAAALAVGIPAGIALSRPHRVDKAERFMQFFNVGNTIPPLAVLAIALSVLGIGAGPAIFALFLASLLPIVRNTYEGLKNVPASLTEAATGIGMTPRQQLWQVELPNAVPIIVGGVRVALALNVGTAPLAFLIGANSLGSLIFPGIALNNQPQLLLGAACTALLALALDALVSFSSKRWLERGLA, from the coding sequence GTGGCTGCACGCTACGGAAAAGGGCTGTTGGGATGGGCCGCCGTGCTCGTCATCCTGGCCCTGCTGGTCCACTGGATCGGCATCGACACGATCGCCCGCTACCGCGACGATCTTGGGTTCTACCTGCAAGCGCACCTGGTTTTGGTGCTGGCTTCGATGGCGGCGGCGCTGGCCGTGGGCATCCCCGCTGGCATTGCCTTGAGTCGACCGCACAGGGTCGACAAAGCCGAACGTTTCATGCAGTTTTTCAATGTTGGCAACACCATTCCTCCCCTGGCCGTCCTGGCCATCGCCCTGAGTGTCCTGGGCATCGGCGCGGGCCCCGCAATCTTCGCGCTGTTCCTCGCCTCTCTCCTGCCCATCGTGCGCAACACCTACGAGGGCCTGAAAAACGTCCCTGCCTCGCTCACGGAAGCCGCCACCGGCATCGGTATGACCCCGCGTCAGCAGTTGTGGCAGGTAGAACTGCCCAACGCGGTGCCGATCATCGTCGGCGGTGTGCGGGTGGCCCTGGCGTTGAACGTGGGCACCGCACCGCTGGCGTTCCTGATCGGCGCCAACAGCCTGGGCAGCCTGATCTTCCCCGGCATCGCCCTGAACAACCAGCCGCAGCTGTTGCTGGGCGCCGCCTGCACGGCGCTGCTGGCCCTGGCGCTCGACGCGCTGGTGAGTTTCTCCAGCAAGCGCTGGCTGGAACGTGGCCTGGCCTGA
- a CDS encoding glycine betaine ABC transporter substrate-binding protein has protein sequence MKKTIALLLGAALLCAGFAQAANKPLIRIGARVFTEQTVLAEITAQYLRANGFDVRVTSGLGSNIARQAQETGQLDLMWEYTGVSLVSYNHIDERMPNAAATYARVKELDAKKGLVWLTPSKFSNTYALGLPKQVAEAYPRVNTISDLNQVLHAERTRNHLVALDTEFANRPDGLVGLREVYDLPLDRRNIRQMDGGLVYTAMRNNQVFAGLVYTTDGRLDAFDLKLLEDDKHYFPDYTAAPVLRQAVLDAHPRLATLLQPLAEQLDDATMRQLNAKVDVEHQSPNVVAAAFLREHSLGEVQP, from the coding sequence ATGAAAAAAACAATCGCCTTGCTCCTGGGCGCGGCCCTGCTATGCGCAGGCTTTGCCCAGGCGGCAAACAAACCGCTGATCCGCATCGGTGCCCGGGTGTTCACCGAGCAGACCGTGCTCGCCGAAATCACCGCCCAGTACCTGCGCGCCAACGGCTTCGACGTGCGGGTCACCTCCGGCCTTGGCAGCAACATCGCTCGCCAGGCCCAAGAAACCGGGCAGTTGGACCTGATGTGGGAATACACCGGCGTCTCGCTGGTGTCCTACAACCATATCGACGAACGCATGCCCAACGCCGCAGCCACCTACGCCCGAGTGAAGGAACTCGATGCGAAGAAGGGGCTGGTTTGGCTGACTCCGTCAAAATTCAGCAACACCTACGCCCTGGGCCTGCCCAAGCAGGTGGCCGAAGCCTATCCACGGGTCAACACCATCAGCGATCTCAATCAGGTACTGCACGCTGAGCGCACCCGCAACCACCTGGTAGCCCTGGACACCGAATTCGCCAACCGCCCCGATGGCCTGGTCGGCCTGCGCGAGGTGTACGACCTGCCTCTGGACCGCCGCAACATCCGCCAGATGGATGGCGGCCTGGTGTACACCGCGATGCGCAACAACCAGGTGTTCGCCGGCCTGGTGTACACCACCGACGGGCGCCTGGACGCCTTCGACCTCAAGCTGCTGGAAGACGACAAGCACTACTTCCCCGACTACACCGCGGCACCCGTATTGCGCCAAGCAGTGCTCGACGCCCACCCACGACTGGCCACCCTGCTCCAGCCGCTGGCCGAACAGCTCGACGACGCAACCATGCGCCAGCTCAACGCCAAGGTCGACGTCGAGCACCAGAGCCCGAACGTGGTCGCCGCGGCATTCCTGCGCGAGCACTCACTCGGCGAGGTACAACCATGA
- a CDS encoding polyamine ABC transporter substrate-binding protein yields the protein MRTLLLAPLMLAASVASAADSVKIYNWSSYIAPDTLKNFQQASGIVPTYDVFDSNETLDGKLMTGNSGYDVVFPSNHFMARQIQGKALKQLDKSQLPNWKHLNPVLLKALEVNDPGNQYGFPYLWGSTGIGYNIDKVKAVLGDNAPIDSWDLFFKPEYLSKLKSCGVAVLDNGPELLPIALHYLGLPHHSQNPADYDKAKDLLMKVRPYISYFHSSKYTGDLANGDVCVVVGFSGDVLQAKNRAEEAKNGVKVGYSIPKEGAPMWFDMVAMPADAPNEKAGYAYMNYLLQPEVMANISNFVQYANGNQQADALVDPAMKGNTMIYPSEDVMGKLYALEAMPAKIDRIRTRIWTSIKAGN from the coding sequence ATGCGCACGCTCCTTCTCGCTCCCCTGATGCTGGCCGCAAGCGTTGCCAGCGCCGCCGACTCGGTGAAGATCTACAACTGGTCGAGCTACATCGCCCCGGACACCCTGAAGAACTTCCAGCAGGCCAGCGGTATCGTGCCAACCTACGACGTGTTCGACAGCAACGAGACCCTCGACGGCAAGTTGATGACCGGCAATTCCGGCTACGACGTGGTGTTCCCCTCCAACCACTTCATGGCCCGGCAGATCCAGGGCAAGGCCCTGAAGCAACTGGACAAGTCGCAGCTACCGAACTGGAAGCACCTCAACCCGGTGCTGCTCAAGGCGCTGGAGGTGAACGACCCGGGCAACCAGTACGGTTTCCCCTACCTCTGGGGCAGCACCGGCATCGGCTACAACATCGACAAGGTCAAGGCGGTGCTTGGCGACAATGCGCCCATCGACTCTTGGGACTTGTTCTTCAAGCCCGAATACCTCTCCAAACTCAAGAGTTGCGGTGTGGCAGTGCTGGACAACGGCCCCGAACTGTTGCCCATCGCCCTGCACTATCTAGGTTTGCCGCATCACAGCCAGAACCCGGCCGACTACGACAAGGCCAAGGACCTGCTGATGAAGGTGCGCCCATACATCAGCTACTTCCATTCGTCGAAGTACACCGGCGACCTGGCCAATGGCGATGTGTGCGTGGTGGTGGGCTTCTCGGGCGACGTACTGCAGGCGAAGAACCGCGCCGAAGAGGCGAAAAATGGGGTGAAGGTGGGTTATTCGATCCCGAAGGAAGGCGCGCCGATGTGGTTTGACATGGTGGCCATGCCAGCCGATGCGCCCAACGAGAAGGCGGGTTATGCCTACATGAACTACCTGCTGCAGCCTGAAGTGATGGCGAACATCAGCAACTTCGTGCAGTACGCCAATGGCAACCAGCAGGCTGATGCGCTGGTGGACCCGGCGATGAAGGGCAACACGATGATCTATCCGAGCGAGGATGTGATGGGCAAGTTGTATGCGCTGGAGGCAATGCCGGCGAAGATCGACCGCATCAGGACGCGGATCTGGACCAGCATAAAAGCGGGAAATTAA
- a CDS encoding ABC transporter permease — translation MNLLDTFAHLDWAQVLQLTGQHITLVGIAVGLAIMVGVPLGILMTRFPTFAGPLQASATVLLTIPSIALFGLLLPFYSKFGQGLGPLPAITAVFLYSLLPILRNTYLALTNVEPGIREAARGIGMTFGQRLRMVELPIAVPVILAGVRTAVVMNIGVMTIAATIGAGGLGVLILTAISRSDMSMLLVGAVLVSLLAIIADLLLQTLQRALTPEGLRP, via the coding sequence ATGAACCTGCTCGATACCTTTGCCCACCTTGACTGGGCCCAGGTCCTGCAACTGACCGGGCAGCACATCACCCTGGTTGGCATCGCCGTGGGGCTGGCCATTATGGTCGGCGTGCCGTTGGGCATCCTGATGACTCGCTTCCCAACGTTCGCCGGCCCGCTGCAAGCCAGTGCCACGGTGCTGCTGACCATCCCCTCGATCGCGCTGTTCGGCCTGCTGCTGCCGTTTTACTCGAAGTTCGGCCAGGGCCTCGGCCCGCTGCCGGCAATCACTGCTGTATTCCTCTACTCGCTGCTGCCGATCCTGCGCAACACCTACCTGGCCCTGACCAACGTCGAGCCCGGCATCCGTGAAGCCGCCCGTGGCATCGGCATGACCTTCGGCCAGCGCCTGCGCATGGTCGAGCTGCCCATCGCCGTGCCGGTGATCCTCGCCGGCGTGCGCACCGCCGTGGTGATGAACATCGGCGTGATGACCATCGCCGCCACCATCGGCGCCGGTGGCCTGGGCGTGCTCATCCTCACCGCCATCAGCCGCAGCGACATGTCGATGCTGCTGGTCGGTGCCGTGCTCGTCAGCCTGCTGGCGATCATCGCCGACCTGCTCCTGCAAACCCTGCAACGTGCCCTGACTCCAGAAGGACTGCGCCCATGA
- a CDS encoding NAD(P)/FAD-dependent oxidoreductase, with translation MQPLRTISLWMDQLDEPLCARPALRQDLDLDVCIIGAGYTGLWTAYYLKRQAPQLNIALIEANIAGFGASGRNGGWLMGNLLGEDRLLATLSPQQRRESIDLLHGIPDEVHDVLQHEGIDCDYRKGGVLYCAARYPEQERSLRGWLDDLYRQGMNEDDYRWLRPEQLDAQLKVSNPYGAIYSPHVATIQPAKLVRGLARTVEAMGVPIYENTPAIDWQTGEVRTPLARIRSHWVVPAVEGYAASLPPLGRHQLPVQSLLVATEPLPESTWEQIGLGQGQAFSESSRQVTYGQRSADNRLVFGARGGYRFGGRLREDFTLTENEVELRRYLFGELFPQLKHVRITHSWGGNLGMARRFRPHMLCDRQRGIALSGGYGGEGVGATNLGGRTLAALILGQHNALTAQPWVHDNRPLSNLASWPPEPCRWLGYNAIIQSFVHEDQTLANPASAPWRRRLACGLADFMEGFMH, from the coding sequence ATGCAACCCCTGCGCACGATCAGCCTGTGGATGGACCAGCTCGACGAACCGCTGTGCGCGCGCCCGGCCCTGCGCCAGGATCTTGACCTCGATGTGTGCATCATCGGTGCCGGCTATACCGGCCTGTGGACCGCCTACTACCTCAAGCGCCAGGCGCCCCAGCTCAATATTGCGCTGATCGAAGCCAACATCGCCGGTTTCGGCGCGTCCGGGCGCAACGGCGGCTGGCTGATGGGCAACCTGCTGGGCGAGGACCGCCTGCTCGCCACCCTCTCGCCACAACAACGCCGTGAAAGCATCGACCTGCTGCATGGCATCCCCGACGAAGTCCACGACGTGCTCCAGCACGAAGGCATCGACTGCGACTACCGCAAGGGCGGCGTGCTCTACTGCGCCGCCCGCTATCCGGAACAGGAGCGCAGCCTGCGCGGCTGGCTCGACGACCTCTACCGCCAGGGAATGAACGAAGACGACTACCGTTGGCTACGTCCCGAACAACTGGACGCCCAATTGAAAGTCAGCAACCCCTACGGCGCCATTTACAGCCCCCATGTCGCCACGATCCAGCCGGCCAAACTGGTGCGCGGCCTGGCGCGGACGGTCGAGGCCATGGGCGTGCCGATCTACGAGAACACCCCGGCCATCGATTGGCAGACCGGCGAAGTGCGTACCCCACTGGCACGCATTCGCAGCCATTGGGTGGTGCCCGCCGTCGAAGGCTATGCCGCCAGCCTGCCGCCGCTCGGGCGTCACCAACTGCCCGTGCAGAGCCTGTTGGTGGCTACCGAACCACTGCCGGAATCGACCTGGGAACAGATCGGCCTGGGTCAGGGCCAGGCCTTCAGTGAAAGCAGCCGCCAGGTCACCTATGGCCAGCGCAGCGCCGACAACCGCCTGGTGTTCGGCGCCCGCGGCGGCTACCGCTTCGGCGGACGCTTGCGCGAGGACTTCACCCTGACCGAAAACGAGGTCGAACTGCGCCGCTACCTGTTCGGCGAGCTGTTCCCGCAGCTAAAGCACGTTCGCATCACCCATTCCTGGGGCGGCAACCTGGGCATGGCCCGACGCTTCCGCCCGCACATGCTGTGCGACCGCCAGCGCGGCATCGCCCTGTCCGGTGGCTACGGTGGCGAAGGCGTCGGCGCCACCAACCTGGGTGGCCGCACATTGGCAGCACTGATTCTCGGTCAACACAACGCGCTCACCGCCCAGCCCTGGGTGCATGACAACCGCCCGTTATCGAACCTGGCCAGCTGGCCACCCGAACCCTGCCGCTGGCTGGGCTACAACGCGATCATCCAGAGCTTCGTCCACGAGGACCAGACCCTCGCCAACCCGGCCAGCGCCCCCTGGCGGCGACGCTTGGCCTGTGGATTGGCCGACTTCATGGAAGGCTTCATGCACTGA
- a CDS encoding peptide chain release factor 3: protein MTNQAAEVAKRRTFAIISHPDAGKTTITEKLLLMGKAISVAGTVKSRKSDRHATSDWMEMEKQRGISITTSVMQFPYREHMINLLDTPGHEDFSEDTYRTLTAVDSALMVLDGGKGVEPRTIALMDVCRLRDTPIVSFINKLDRDIRDPIELLDEIEAVLKIKAAPITWPIGCYRDFKGVYHLTGDYIIVYTPGHGHERTEAKIIQKLDSDEARAHLGDQYDAFVDQLELVQGACHEFNQDEFINGQLTPVFFGTALGNFGVDHVLDAVVDWAPRPLGRVAHERTVEPVEEKFTGFVFKIQANMDPKHRDRIAFMRICSGKYEKGMKMRHVRLNKDLRIGDALTFFSSEREQLEEAFAGDIIGLHNHGTIQIGDTFTEGEALGFTGIPHFAPELFRRVRLKDPLKSKQLRQGLQQLAEEGATQVFFPERSNDIILGAVGVLQFDVVASRLKEEYKVECAYEPITVWSARWISCDDKKKLEEFQNKAMENLAIDGGGHLTYLAPTRVNLSLMEERWPDIKFRATREHH from the coding sequence ATGACCAACCAGGCCGCCGAAGTCGCGAAGCGCCGCACTTTCGCCATCATTTCCCACCCCGACGCCGGTAAGACCACCATCACCGAGAAGCTTTTGCTGATGGGCAAGGCGATCTCCGTCGCGGGCACCGTGAAGTCGCGCAAGTCCGACCGCCACGCCACCTCCGACTGGATGGAAATGGAGAAGCAGCGCGGCATCTCCATCACCACCTCGGTGATGCAGTTCCCCTACCGCGAGCACATGATCAACCTGCTCGACACCCCCGGCCACGAGGACTTCTCGGAAGACACCTACCGCACCCTCACCGCGGTGGACTCGGCGCTGATGGTGCTCGACGGTGGTAAGGGCGTCGAGCCGCGCACCATCGCCCTGATGGACGTCTGCCGCCTGCGCGACACCCCCATCGTCAGCTTCATCAACAAACTCGACCGTGACATCCGCGACCCGATCGAACTGCTCGACGAGATCGAGGCGGTGCTGAAGATCAAAGCCGCGCCGATCACCTGGCCGATCGGGTGCTACCGCGACTTCAAGGGCGTGTACCACCTCACCGGCGACTACATCATCGTCTACACCCCAGGCCACGGCCACGAGCGCACCGAGGCCAAGATCATCCAGAAACTGGACTCGGACGAAGCCCGCGCCCACCTGGGCGACCAGTACGACGCGTTCGTCGATCAGCTGGAGCTGGTGCAGGGCGCCTGCCACGAGTTCAACCAGGACGAGTTCATCAACGGCCAGCTGACCCCGGTGTTCTTCGGGACCGCACTGGGCAACTTCGGTGTCGACCACGTGCTCGACGCGGTCGTCGACTGGGCGCCACGCCCGCTGGGCCGTGTCGCCCACGAGCGTACCGTCGAGCCTGTGGAAGAAAAATTCACCGGCTTCGTGTTCAAGATCCAGGCGAACATGGACCCGAAACACCGCGACCGCATTGCCTTCATGCGCATCTGCTCGGGCAAGTACGAGAAAGGCATGAAGATGCGTCACGTGCGGCTGAACAAAGACTTGCGCATCGGTGACGCGCTGACCTTCTTCTCGTCCGAGCGTGAGCAACTGGAAGAGGCCTTTGCCGGCGATATCATCGGCCTGCACAACCACGGCACCATCCAGATCGGCGACACCTTCACCGAAGGCGAGGCGCTGGGCTTCACCGGTATCCCGCACTTCGCCCCGGAGCTGTTCCGCCGTGTGCGCCTGAAGGACCCGCTGAAATCCAAGCAACTGCGCCAGGGCCTGCAGCAGCTGGCCGAAGAGGGCGCCACGCAGGTGTTCTTCCCCGAGCGCAGCAACGACATCATCCTCGGTGCGGTCGGTGTGCTGCAGTTCGACGTGGTCGCCAGCCGCCTGAAGGAAGAGTACAAGGTCGAGTGCGCCTACGAGCCGATCACCGTCTGGTCGGCGCGCTGGATCAGTTGCGATGACAAGAAGAAGCTGGAGGAATTCCAGAACAAGGCCATGGAGAACCTGGCCATCGACGGTGGCGGCCACCTCACCTACCTGGCACCGACCCGGGTCAACCTGTCGCTGATGGAAGAGCGCTGGCCGGACATCAAGTTCCGCGCGACCCGCGAGCATCACTGA
- a CDS encoding cupin domain-containing protein, protein MRITHFKHTASAILDSSTPVAVPLGEPVAVTSLTCVERSDGVETGIWECSPGRWRRQIVQQEFCHFIKGRCTFTPDGGEPFVIEAGDALMLPANSLGTWDIQETVRKTYVLIF, encoded by the coding sequence ATGCGCATCACCCACTTCAAGCACACCGCCAGCGCCATCCTGGACAGCTCCACCCCGGTCGCCGTGCCCCTCGGCGAGCCGGTCGCGGTCACCTCGCTCACCTGCGTCGAACGCAGCGACGGCGTCGAGACCGGTATCTGGGAGTGCAGCCCGGGCCGCTGGCGACGGCAGATCGTGCAGCAGGAGTTCTGCCATTTCATCAAGGGCCGCTGCACCTTCACCCCCGACGGTGGCGAGCCGTTTGTCATAGAAGCCGGAGACGCCCTGATGCTACCGGCCAACAGCCTCGGCACCTGGGACATCCAGGAGACCGTGCGCAAGACCTATGTGCTGATTTTCTGA
- a CDS encoding helix-turn-helix domain-containing protein, whose amino-acid sequence MTATPLPDGPGQTPLTADTVMRYHLCWKHRDLDGVMALYHPDIQYHDFFQNRVLGYDDMRDYVRACLPHEAGEDIVHSDRIRVDGCTAFIQYQVTVQGGDGLAAFQSSEAITVKDGLIWQVNEYATLVRQGSCASHPGRPRPATSRLGLSPRQLSTMAQDLEHYFQGQRPYLDPELDLQQVADESGYSRNQISYLLNQVLGQSFYRYVNQARLQHLMASLGDGSVRTPIDELAFNAGFNSLSAFYKCFREHTGLSPKAYLKQISLRART is encoded by the coding sequence ATGACCGCCACTCCCCTCCCCGACGGCCCCGGGCAAACCCCGCTCACCGCCGACACCGTCATGCGCTACCACCTGTGCTGGAAGCATCGCGACCTCGACGGGGTGATGGCGCTCTACCACCCGGACATCCAGTACCACGACTTCTTCCAGAACCGCGTGCTCGGCTACGACGACATGCGCGACTACGTGCGCGCCTGCCTGCCCCATGAAGCTGGCGAGGACATCGTCCACAGCGACCGCATCCGCGTCGACGGCTGCACCGCGTTCATCCAGTACCAGGTCACGGTTCAAGGTGGCGACGGCCTGGCAGCGTTCCAGTCCAGCGAAGCGATCACGGTCAAGGACGGGCTGATCTGGCAGGTCAACGAGTACGCTACGCTGGTGCGCCAGGGTAGCTGCGCCAGCCATCCGGGTAGGCCACGCCCCGCCACCAGCAGGCTGGGCCTGTCACCGCGCCAACTGTCCACCATGGCCCAGGACCTGGAGCACTACTTCCAGGGCCAGCGCCCCTACCTCGACCCGGAGCTGGACCTGCAGCAGGTCGCCGACGAGAGCGGCTACAGCCGCAACCAGATCTCCTACCTGCTCAACCAGGTGCTGGGACAAAGCTTCTACCGCTACGTCAACCAGGCACGCCTGCAACACCTGATGGCCAGCCTGGGCGACGGCAGCGTGCGCACGCCCATCGACGAGCTGGCGTTCAATGCCGGCTTCAACTCACTGTCGGCCTTCTACAAGTGCTTCCGCGAACACACCGGGTTGTCCCCAAAGGCCTACCTCAAGCAAATTTCCCTGCGTGCACGCACGTAA
- a CDS encoding peptide ABC transporter ATP-binding protein produces MTVVLSARELTRHYEVSRGLFKGHALVRALNGVSFELEAGKTLAVVGESGCGKSTLARALTLIEEPSSGSLQIAGHEVKGASKDQRKQLRRDVQMVFQSPYASLNPRQKIGDQLAEPLLINTSLSKAERREKVQKMMEQVGLRPEHYQRYPHMFSGGQRQRIALARAMMLQPKVLVADEPTSALDVSIQAQVLNLFMDLQKEFNTAYVFISHNLAVVRHVADQVLVMYLGRPAEMGPKEDIYEKPLHPYTQALLSATPAIHPDPLKPKIRIAGELPNPLNPPDGCAFHKRCPHATERCAKEVPALRQVSTRQVACHYAEQFL; encoded by the coding sequence ATGACCGTCGTTCTATCCGCCCGTGAGCTGACCCGCCACTACGAAGTCTCCCGCGGCCTGTTCAAGGGCCATGCGCTGGTACGCGCGCTCAATGGCGTATCGTTCGAGCTGGAGGCCGGCAAGACCCTGGCCGTGGTTGGCGAGTCCGGCTGTGGCAAGTCCACCCTGGCCCGTGCGTTGACCCTGATCGAGGAACCCTCCTCCGGCTCGCTGCAGATCGCCGGGCATGAGGTCAAAGGCGCCAGCAAGGACCAGCGCAAGCAATTGCGCCGCGACGTGCAGATGGTGTTCCAGAGCCCCTACGCCTCGCTCAACCCGCGGCAGAAGATTGGCGACCAGCTCGCCGAACCGCTGCTGATCAACACCTCGCTGAGCAAGGCCGAGCGCCGCGAGAAAGTGCAGAAGATGATGGAGCAGGTGGGCCTGCGCCCCGAGCACTATCAGCGCTACCCGCACATGTTCTCGGGTGGCCAGCGCCAGCGTATCGCCCTGGCCCGGGCGATGATGTTGCAACCGAAAGTGCTGGTGGCGGACGAACCGACTTCCGCTCTCGATGTGTCGATCCAGGCCCAGGTGCTGAACCTGTTCATGGACCTGCAGAAGGAGTTCAACACCGCCTACGTGTTCATCTCCCACAACCTGGCGGTGGTGCGCCATGTGGCGGACCAGGTGCTGGTGATGTACCTGGGGCGGCCGGCCGAGATGGGGCCGAAAGAAGATATCTACGAAAAGCCGCTGCATCCGTACACGCAAGCGCTGCTGTCGGCGACCCCGGCGATCCACCCGGACCCGCTGAAGCCGAAGATCCGCATTGCCGGTGAGCTGCCCAACCCGCTGAACCCACCGGACGGTTGTGCCTTCCACAAGCGTTGCCCGCATGCGACCGAACGATGCGCCAAGGAAGTACCGGCGTTACGCCAGGTGAGTACGCGGCAGGTGGCGTGTCACTATGCTGAGCAGTTTCTCTAG